The Gopherus evgoodei ecotype Sinaloan lineage unplaced genomic scaffold, rGopEvg1_v1.p scaffold_34_arrow_ctg1, whole genome shotgun sequence genome window below encodes:
- the CHP2 gene encoding calcineurin B homologous protein 2: MGCQSSHPSAIPELDEIMLETGFSQASVVRLYDRFQALDKEQKGYLSKYDLQGIGELAVNPLGDRIINAFFKEGEDLTDFRSFIRVLAHFRPVEEGKSNETGRPEPMNSRLRKLQFAFQLYDQDSDGKISRDEMLQVLRLMVGIQVTDEQLVCIAERTIQEADQDGDGAISFEEFATSVEKLNVEQRMSLRLLK; this comes from the exons ATGGGCTGCCAGAGCTCCCACCCATCCGCTATCCCCGAGCTGGACGAGATCATGCTGGAAACAGGCT TTTCGCAGGCCAGCGTCGTCCGCCTCTACGACCGGTTTCAGGCCCTGGACAAGGAGCAGAAGGGCTACCTGAG TAAATATGACCTGCAAGGGATCGGGGAGCTGGCGGTGAACCCCCTGGGGGACCGGATCATCAATGCCTTCTTCAAGGAGGG ggaAGACCTCACCGATTTCCGATCCTTCATCCGGGTCCTGGCCCATTTCCGGCCCGTGGAGGAAGGAAAGTCCAATGAGACTGGTCGCCCGGAGCCCATGAACAGCCGACTCCGAAAGCTGCAGT TTGCTTTTCAGCTCTATGACCAGGACAGTGACGGGAAGATCTCCCGGGACGAGATGCTGCAG gtgctgcgGCTGATGGTCGGCATCCAGGTGACGGACGAGCAGCTGGTGTGCATCGCCGAGCGCACCATCCAGGAGGCCGATCAGGACGGTGACGGCGCCATCTCCTTCGAGGAGTTTGCCACG TCAGTGGAGAAGCTGAACGTCGAGCAGAGGATGAGCCTCCGGCTGCTGAAGTGA
- the LOC115641467 gene encoding ras-related protein ORAB-1-like isoform X2 → MSTINPEYDYLFKLLLIGDSGVGKSCLLLRFADDNYTDSYISTIGVDFKIRTIELEGKTIKLQIWDTAGQERFRTITSSYYRGAHGIIIVYDVTDQDSFSNMHLWLEEIGRYASENVNKLIVGNKNDLTCKKVVDYTTAKEYADTLEVPFLETSAKTATNVEQAFVTMAAEIKNRVGSGLPHSDSHQPNPHIQSAPLRQGRAGAGEGGDGGPGCC, encoded by the exons ATGTCGACCATCAATCCAGAATA tGACTACTTGTTCAAACTCCTCCTGATCGGGGACTCCGGGGTTGGCAAATCCTGCCTCCTGCTGCGCTTCGCG gaTGACAATTACACAGACAGCTACATCAGTACCATCGGGGTGGACTTCAAGATCCGGACCATCGAGCTGGAGGGGAAAACTATCAAACTTCAGATA TGGGACACGGCCGGCCAGGAGCGCTTCCGGACGATCACATCCAGTTACTACAGAGGTGCGCATGGTATCATCATTGTGTATGATGTAACGGACCAG GACTCGTTCAGCAACATGCACCTGTGGCTGGAGGAGATCGGCCGCTACGCCAGCGAAAACGTCAACAAGCTGATTGTGGGCAACAAGAACGACCTGACATGCAAGAAGGTGGTGGATTACACCACGGCCAAG GAATACGCGGACACGCTGGAGGTGCCGTTCCTGGAGACCAGCGCCAAGACAGCCACCAACGTGGAGCAGGCCTTTGTCACCATGGCGGCCGAGATCAAGAACCGGGTGGGCAGCGGCCTCCCCCACAGCGACAGCCACCAACCCAACCCCCACATCCAGAGCGCCCCCCTGCGGCAAGGCCGGGCCGGCGCAGGGGAGGGCGGCGATGGAGGTCCGGGCTGCTGTTAG
- the LOC115641467 gene encoding uncharacterized protein LOC115641467 isoform X1 translates to MSTINPEYDYLFKLLLIGDSGVGKSCLLLRFADDNYTDSYISTIGVDFKIRTIELEGKTIKLQIWDTAGQERFRTITSSYYRGLVQQHAPVAGGDRPLRQRKRQQADCGQQERPDMQEGGGLHHGQGIRGHAGGAVPGDQRQDSHQRGAGLCHHGGRDQEPGGQRPPPQRQPPTQPPHPERPPAARPGRRRGGRRWRSGLLLGRGFSPPTYPLVGRFSVSGTMAGDQDGWAGDPLQHPIYLQ, encoded by the exons ATGTCGACCATCAATCCAGAATA tGACTACTTGTTCAAACTCCTCCTGATCGGGGACTCCGGGGTTGGCAAATCCTGCCTCCTGCTGCGCTTCGCG gaTGACAATTACACAGACAGCTACATCAGTACCATCGGGGTGGACTTCAAGATCCGGACCATCGAGCTGGAGGGGAAAACTATCAAACTTCAGATA TGGGACACGGCCGGCCAGGAGCGCTTCCGGACGATCACATCCAGTTACTACAGAG GACTCGTTCAGCAACATGCACCTGTGGCTGGAGGAGATCGGCCGCTACGCCAGCGAAAACGTCAACAAGCTGATTGTGGGCAACAAGAACGACCTGACATGCAAGAAGGTGGTGGATTACACCACGGCCAAG GAATACGCGGACACGCTGGAGGTGCCGTTCCTGGAGACCAGCGCCAAGACAGCCACCAACGTGGAGCAGGCCTTTGTCACCATGGCGGCCGAGATCAAGAACCGGGTGGGCAGCGGCCTCCCCCACAGCGACAGCCACCAACCCAACCCCCACATCCAGAGCGCCCCCCTGCGGCAAGGCCGGGCCGGCGCAGGGGAGGGCGGCGATGGAGGTCCGGGCTGCTGTTAGGGAGGGGATTTTCTCCACCCACTTACCCCTTGGTGGGGAGATTCTCGGTGTCTGGGACTATGGCTGGGGATCAGGACGGCTGGGCAGGGGACCCTTTGCAGCACCCTATTTATTTGCAATAG